The region ACGATGCTGCGTCCTTCCGACAACAGCTCCCGCACCACGCGCTGCTGTCGCTGCTCACGGTGGCGCGCGTTGGGCCAGTGGTCCTTGCTGACGACCGCATGTGTGCGGGCCAGGTGCCGTTCGACCCGGGTCGTTTTCCCGCACCCCTGCGGTCCGACCATGACGACGAGCTCAGGCATCGCGAACCAACCGTGCTCGGCTTCCCTCAGGAGCATTGTCCGCTGGACAGGACCCGTCCGACGAGTCGGCGACTCGGCGAGCGTTGACCGCACGGCGGCGTTACGTTGGGCGCTGGTCACCTGGGTTCGCCGCGGGCGAGGTCCGCCGCGTAAACCACGTGGAGGAGACGGTGGAACTTGACGAGGTGAAGGCGGAGACCGCGCGCCTGTCGCACTGGGCTCACATCGCCACCGTCGGGCGTGACGGCAAACCCGACGTCGTGCCCGTCTGGCCGGCGTGGCAGGAGGACACGCTGTGGATCTCGACCGGCAGCAACTCCGTGAAAGTCCGCAACATCGACCACAACCCGAACGTCGCCCTGCACTGGCAGGTCGACGAGAGCGGTGACGGCGTCGAGATCTGGGGCACGGCGACCGTGCACACCGACATCGACACCAAGCGACGGCTCTGGACCGGTGTGTTCAGCTACAACCTCGACGACTTCGCACCCGGTGGCCCCGAGTCGCCGGAGGCCTGCTTCGTGGCCGTGCGGCCCGAACGCGCGCTCGCGCTCAAGCACTACGGAATGGCGGGCCGCGCGACCTGGCGGGTATAGCCGGTGACGCATGAGGCAGCGGCGCCCTCGAACCCGGCATCCCACCGCCGCGCGAGACCGAAGCTGTCGACCTCATCGAGACATTGCGGTCCAGCGTCGAGCGCGCCCGAACTCCCCGCGGCGGCAGGTCCCAATGCCCACCACTGACCCCTACCGCGAGCGCCGTGCCCGGCTGCTGGCCCTGCGCGACGAGGTAGCGCTGGCGCTGGACAACGACCCTGATCCCGAGCACGCCGACCAGCTCCGAAGCCGCCTGCAGGACCTCGACGGCGTACTGCGGCGTCTGAGCGAGCATCTCCGGGAGCCGGATTCGGTACCGCCCGGATACACCTGACCGGCCGTCAACCTCCACGATGTCTCGCCACCCGTGCGGGCTGCACCGCGTCGTGCACCTGAACGCGGGCGGAGGGCGACTGCTGATGCTCACACCTCGGTCGGGAGTGCCCGGCGGGTTGCGGTTGAGCAGGGTCAATCGCACTTGTGCCGCGTCCAGGTACTCCTGGTGCCCGGCTTGCACCCCCCGTAGCATTGCCGACACCCACTGGCACCAGTCTTTCGAGGGGCAACCGTGACCGAACGGGCTACATGGGTACCGGACCACGTCGACAAGGAGGTCCCGAGTGCGGCGCGGCTCTACGACTACCTGCTCTGCGGAGCGCACAACTTCGCCGCGGACCGGGCGTTAGCCGAAAAGTTCTTGACCGCGCTGCCCAGTGCTCGCGACGTCGCGAGGGCGAACCGGGCCTTCCTGCGCCGCGCCGTGGTGTTCTTGTCGCAGCAGGGCGTGCGTCAGTTCCTCGACGTCGGTTCGGGCATCCCCACGGTGGGCAACGTGCACGAGATCGCGCAGGACGTCGAGCCGCGGGCTCGGGTGGTCTACGTCGACTACGAGCCCGTCGCCGTCGCGCACAGCCAGTTGCTGTTGGAGGGCAACGACAACGCCACGGTCATCCAGGCCGACATGAGGGAACCCGACACGATCCTGCGGCACCCGGAAACCCGGCGGCTGCTGGACTTCTCCCAGCCGATCGGCCTGATCATGGCCGGCGTGTTCCACTTCGTGTCACACGACAAGAACGCGCCGGCGATCATCGCGCACTACCGGGACGCGCTGGCCCCCGGCAGCTACCTGGCGCTGTCGCACTTCACCGCCGACATCAGCCCGAACGAGATGGCCGAGGTGGTCGAGGTGATGAAGCGCAGCACGGACCCGATCCACCCTCGTACGCGCGCGGAGATCCACGAGCTGTTCACCGGTTTCGAACTGGTCGAGCCCGGCGTGGTGGGCACCGCGCAGTGGCGCCCGGACCACGCGGAGCAGGCCGACGAACCCGGCGGCTCGCAGATCTACGCGGGGGTGGGGCGCAGGCGATGACGCGGTCGCGAGGGGCGCGTGGCTGGGTCTTTCCAGTTCGTGCTCTGGCCTCGGGTCCGTGAGCCCGCGACCACCGGGCAGCAAACACCGCAGCCACCCGCACAACCGAACGCCGTGGCGCTATCGCGGCTGCCGGTGATCCAGGTCAACGGGTGGGGGCCGGTCGGCCTGAACACCGCCGTTGGCGGGGAAGGCCCTGACGGACGGTGGTCAGCTCACCATCGCCGGGCAGGGCTACCAGCACGGTTTCGGCACCCACGCGCCAAGCCACCTGCGCGCCTACCCCGCAGGCACCTGCACCCGATTCGACACCGCGGTGGGAGTCGACGACGAAGCCGGCGGCGGCAGCGTCACGTTCCAGGTGTACGCGGACGGGCAACTGGTGCATGACACCGGCCCGCTCA is a window of Saccharopolyspora erythraea NRRL 2338 DNA encoding:
- a CDS encoding pyridoxamine 5'-phosphate oxidase family protein gives rise to the protein MELDEVKAETARLSHWAHIATVGRDGKPDVVPVWPAWQEDTLWISTGSNSVKVRNIDHNPNVALHWQVDESGDGVEIWGTATVHTDIDTKRRLWTGVFSYNLDDFAPGGPESPEACFVAVRPERALALKHYGMAGRATWRV
- a CDS encoding SAM-dependent methyltransferase, which codes for MTERATWVPDHVDKEVPSAARLYDYLLCGAHNFAADRALAEKFLTALPSARDVARANRAFLRRAVVFLSQQGVRQFLDVGSGIPTVGNVHEIAQDVEPRARVVYVDYEPVAVAHSQLLLEGNDNATVIQADMREPDTILRHPETRRLLDFSQPIGLIMAGVFHFVSHDKNAPAIIAHYRDALAPGSYLALSHFTADISPNEMAEVVEVMKRSTDPIHPRTRAEIHELFTGFELVEPGVVGTAQWRPDHAEQADEPGGSQIYAGVGRRR
- a CDS encoding NPCBM/NEW2 domain-containing protein, whose protein sequence is MAGKALTDGGQLTIAGQGYQHGFGTHAPSHLRAYPAGTCTRFDTAVGVDDEAGGGSVTFQVYADGQLVHDTGPLTAGQPAQPLGLDITGVRLLHLVVTDGGDGQYADHADWAP